Within the Nicotiana tabacum cultivar K326 chromosome 11, ASM71507v2, whole genome shotgun sequence genome, the region TTCCTTTTTTGCATATGTCAAATTTTTTGGTTTAAAGTCTTCTCGTATCGAATAAATTAATTCTTTCTTAACGGAACACTAAAAGAACTGGATAGAGTGACGGACCATGCGTATCGCTAGACTAGCAAAGCTTGTCACAATTAGATGCAATATTATGCGTGTCAAAATTAACTTAAATGATGTTatatatcttttttattttattgaccCAATGTGACAAAAAATGACTTATTTTTTACCTACAAGATGCATGTTGATACTTGACATTATGCAGCAATAATTAATAGGAGTATAGTTTTAAGAGGATAAAGTATTGTTACCGCAAGAACATGTTTGTACTCAGAAATGACAAAAGTGACATAATCTGGAAGGGCGTATTGGGTAGATCTCAAAGAAAAAGGGACCAAATAATAGTTGTTGACAAAATCATTGCCCCCAAGTGTAATTAAAACTAGAGCCTCCTTCACTAGTTGCTTTGCCTTTTCAGTCCCTACTAAGGCTGCCACTCTTTTTTGGTATTCTGCAAAGTACTCCAGCTGTTGCCCAATCCTTATAATGTTTACCTGATAAAATTGGTGAGATAATGATTTAACAAGAATGTAGGGCACAAGAAACCAAGATAAAAAAAGGCTAAaaatgtttctcatattttggGATGTTTACACAAATCGACGATAAGATTCACTGCTTATTATTTCTAacggtatatataaattatacactgattatacacaattatatatatatatatatatatatatatatatatgtatctgcaatctatttttaatttaataagttGGATAGGCGACTATTtagaataatatttatttattttcaaattgAAAAAACATAAAGAGGAAACTAAAATCTACAAAGCTTAATGAAACCTAAATCTAGAAACTACAACTATAAACTTCTAAATTGGTGCAAGAACTCATGTTTGGAGATCATGATTTTGAAGCAAAAATAATAAGTTCCGTTTTATTTTATATGACTGTGTTTGACTCGTACCCCGCCAACCAACATAAAAAAAAAGGAGCAATAAAATGTGGGGAATACATTAAAAAAGGAGGATAAAAATACTTTCGGTTTTGAAGTACTTTTagggtaaaaattataaattacttATCGAATAGTAATAGTTTAACtggaaattaaaaatttgaataaaGCTTACAAATTGAATTCCAGTGTCATTAAGTATTCCAACCCCAGCAGAGGCAAAGTTGGCACCGACAAGAAGCTTTTGCCCTTGAAGCTCTGGACTCAAGTATGGTAATGTAGGTTCCATTCCAAGCTTTTCACCTAATAATTGCATTGAAATggagatttaaaaaaaattaaatcatacataaggaagaataaaataaaagggatGATAATTGTAGATAAATGTAGCTGATAAATATTTACCAAGAAAAGAAAGGACAAAATCTAGTAAGTTATTACAAAAATTTGAGTATAGGATTTGTCTTTGAACACTACATGCATGCAAATGAATGAGCCACTTCCTTAAAAAGTGCCACCTGCGTATACTGATTATCCCcttctgtttttcctttttgtGCTAGGCTTTTCTTTCGGCAGTTTATATCTTTCTATGCCGGTCATTTTTTATAACAATACTTTATTATAATAGTTAAATTTTCTTTggaattaattttttaaattatatgtTCTCTGTTAGTTTTCTTTGAAactaattttttatattatatattctCTGTATAACAGCAAAAAAATATCTAAACAAACATTATTGTTACAGAAAGTTTTGACCATAATAAGAGAAAATTAAagactgatttcgaaaaaagtaaaaaaaaatttcatGGCCAAACGGGATCTACATTTCTAATTGTTAAATCAGGGACCAGGCGTGTGCCCGCTTGCGAATAAGAAAAATGGCCGCATGCATGCACACATAACTCATCAGTCACCACCCCTGCGAAAAATTACGAGTGATGTAGTAAAATtaggaaaagaaattattttgaagGGTTGTAATGGCTTCTAGTCGTATTAAAAGAAACTATAGAAAGCTAATTTCTTATTATAATAAAGTGGAGTCAATGAGGTGAACTTTGGCATGGAATGCAACACACAGAAAGAGCCAAGAAAAGTATATACTTGTCTGGCCATTCATGTTTACATGCATGCATCAAACATATACTAACTAATAGGAGTATATTGTGCATGAACGTAATGTGTACTAATATTTTGGCCACGTCAAAAACTGGTTTCAAagttgtaaaaaataaaataaaatgaagaatTAATATTAACTGATAATGTCAGGAATGTTAAGGCCATTAGAGAATCGGCCAGTGGGACGATGAGTGGGATAATCAACGCCATAAGGAGGGGAATCTGCACGAGCACTTGTAGCCAAATAGTTGTTATTTCCATTATCAACCAATGAATCTCCAAACACAAAAAATGCTCTTCCCTCTACACCTTTAATTACCCCATTTTGTAATATTGCAAATGATAAGGTCAAAATAACCCTAAGAATGAAACTCAAAGAAGAATTAGCCATGGAAGAAGTGGTAGAAATAGTGATAACAAAAGAAtaataaagaagagaaaagaagtaCAAGAGAGAAAGCAAGAGCTAGCTACGTGGTGTTTTCCTTAAACTAAGGAAAGTGTTTTGGTGTGGTATATTGAGAAAGCAGAGTTGCATTTATATATAATGGCACCCTTGGATGTTTGGTGTTACTATAATACAAGTAAAGAAAAAGGATCACAACAACTTCCCATTGTATAATCAATGTGGACAGTTGTTTAGAAGGGGTGATTAAATGCATTTTCAATCATTCAActcaaagagtatttttttttttttgaatttaacttCTATATAGCGGAAAAATATTGAAATAATTCTACACTATCAAGCAAACAAAAGATGAATACATCAACCCATCCATAAAAAAGTGAGATTAGTAATCTGAAAGCAATTCAGACGAGTTGACTGCTATCAGAAGCGGATCCATTATTTTAACTTGATGGATTCGACTTTCAGGTTCTCAATACTAAATTTactgtatttttaaaattatgaatcCAAATCTAATACAATTTtagcaacccgatcccccaatatatatatatatatatatatatatatatatatatatatatatatatattaataggGAAATTGTATGAGTCAAAATCTAACTAGAATGATAGTCTTTAAGAGGAATGATAAGGGTCGACCAAGCTGTAATCATGCCCACGGAGCAGGATAGCAAAGAGCACCTCGGGCCATCGCCGAGGTCAAGTCGTCGGAAAGCGTACATCACAGGACGAACATTGTGCTCGGGCAGACGACGAAAGCTACCGTCGTAAGAAATTACGCCGGTCAAAGGGGAAAGGAACTATATATGTGGGGAAAAGCCCAGAAAACAGGGGCAGATTCTGGGAGATCTAGAGAGGGACAATAGAGAAAACAAGAGGGATCTCTTCATCTTCAACAGTGACCTCTCTTCCCCTTCCTTGTTCCCATGATTATGATGCATATCAGCCTTAAATGTAAGCTCATCTATCATGTTCAATATACGATTATTACATTAAGAAATCATACGCATTTTTATTCTTCTCCTGTTTCGCACTCTGTATATTTGGATCTAAGATTAATTATGTTTGATTAAGATTTACCTTCTTTATTATCAATAATTAGTTCGACAAATGAGTTTTACACTTTTTTGGCCAAAcagaaatccttttttttttagcTATACTGGTAACAACAGTTTCTATCTCTCTTTGGTGACTTATTCGTTTGTCCCATTTTTCACCATTCCTTTCTATTCCTATCTTAGGTTGTCATCTGTAGGAAGTGATATATATGCCTATGTGTGAAATGTTTGCTTTGTTCTTTAAATTTGACTTCTGCCGTTTGCCTTGTGTTGAATTGCTATAGATTGTTCAAATTAAAGTACAAATCAGTTAAAGCGGCCAACCTCAACAATCACCTAGCTAGAGGCTAGAGAGTTGATATATTATTGACCACATAATGAGTGTTCTTTTTAGATGGAAGACAAGTTACAAATGCGATACATCGCGGTGTAAAGTTGTTTTACATAatcgttggtcgctatttctaaaaaaattaaattacttttaattcaatttaaaattatgtacatatgtaATAGATATCTATTATATATTatttcgcattgataggcttacttagtcttagagactaggtgccatcacgacttcctacggaggaaatttggggtcgtgacacttgacTTATGAAATTTAAGTTGACTAATTCAATTTACCATCTTATGTTAATATATATCGGAAATCCTAGAGGAGTTATATAAGTAATTAACTTCGTTAAAGGAAAAAAAGTGATTCTCTTCAAAGGATTTACGAGAGCATACATGAATATGTAAGTCATGTAAATTTAAGGACATGAACTTCGTCACATATGAaatgatttatatatatatattgtggacTCACATATGAACTGCTCTCACTGACTATGATTGTCAAAGTTAATTTTCTTAATACCTCCTACTGCAAATTCTCCTTACACATTTGCAATTAAGTATCACTGCGCCACGTATTTTGGTGACATAAGTTCACTAAATAAAATAAGAGAATTCAATAAATTCTAGGAACCCAAAATTAACGACACTCTCTCGATGCATTTCATGTGAATGTATTTCGTTGTGCACTCATTTTTAAGAAATTAAGGATATTTCTCGCAAGTGAGTTAATGTTGTATCACAATTATCTTTAATTTTTAGATAACGTTTAAGAGTTTTACctgcctttttattttttctctttattgcgttaaaaacaaattaaataaaatttagaaccgactaaaaagaaaaatttgtcacACAAAACAAGTCAAAAAAAGTATCATACTTAAAGGATATACATTTAGAAATTATACGAAAAAACTACCCCAGAAAAAATATGGTACGACTCAAATTTAagacttgagaataaaaaagaaatattttattCCCCCAGTAGACTACTATACTTATTCAACGCGTATTCGAATtagccatatgaatactcgaaTATGGATTGccttaaagaaaaacaaaaatcaaaaactCATATCCATGTGTACATTCTTGTACATTGCAAGGTTTTCTATTTGTAGTTCAACTCATTGGAAGAAGAAGATGACACAAGAGGTGATGTATCAAAGACGGTTACAGTCTATTAAATTATTCCTAACCTCTTAGAAGATAAGTAATTGGAAGTTAGTGATAATTTTCAAAGGCATTAATGGCTTCATTTGGAAGAGAGCTTCAAATACAGCTAATCAACTACACTTACAAGTAGGGAGTAATTTTTCTTTTCACCGAACACCGTTTCTTTCAATTCCCATGTGCTTTCGTCTTGCTTTAACACTACTGCCTCAAAAGAATTTGGCCATTTtaggtgtgtttggtacgaacaaaaatattttccaaaatgatttttttttagatGTTTGTTTCggtaacaaaaaatatttttaaaaaatatataatttagacATGAGAAGAAATGGATAAGGGCAGAGGAGAGTGGTAGGTCGGAGTCTAGATGGCGATGTTGGGTGGTGGAGGTGGAGTAGAGATGGAGGGCTGTGGGAATAGGACGAGAAAGGTTTAAGAAAGAGTTTTGGAAATATTTTCTCTCTtcaattagataaaaataagttcatccaaaaaatattttctaaaatatctGGATCAACTAAacatggaaaaataaaaaaaacacccccttctactctttctcttTTGCAAGGAAATACAAAGAGCTCCATTTcttctctctcatttattttttttcttttttcttgaacggtctttaaaaattcttctctaaaaaagaattataaaaaatatGATGAAGTTTAATATTATTGAAATAGAGAAGACCTACTTTTTTGTGATAGGGTTTCTCTCATGTTAATTATGAATTCATGATCAGGTCAGTTTGAgtgttgattttgattttttagtACTTTAAATTGCGCATGTATAAATAGGATAATATATGTAAAGAGAAATTTTAGTCTAATAAATTTCATTTCGGGGCTTATTCTAGTTTCGTTATAAGCAAGGAGAGCCAATATAGTTCGGAATAAATAGGCACATATTACTTTTTCAGTGTGTAATTTAGTAATAGGATTGCTTA harbors:
- the LOC107813447 gene encoding GDSL esterase/lipase At5g33370: MANSSLSFILRVILTLSFAILQNGVIKGVEGRAFFVFGDSLVDNGNNNYLATSARADSPPYGVDYPTHRPTGRFSNGLNIPDIISEKLGMEPTLPYLSPELQGQKLLVGANFASAGVGILNDTGIQFVNIIRIGQQLEYFAEYQKRVAALVGTEKAKQLVKEALVLITLGGNDFVNNYYLVPFSLRSTQYALPDYVTFVISEYKHVLAKLYSLGARRVIVTGTGPLGCVPAELAQRSQDGNCAAELQEAASLFNPQLVEMLNGLNSEIGSHVFIAANTNQMHLDFVTNPQAFGFVTSKVACCGQGPYNGIGLCTPLSNLCPNRDEYAFWDPFHPSEKANRIIVQQILTGTTAYMHPMNLSTIMVMDSKA